The DNA sequence AGggcaaaagaaaaaaggCCATGACGCAAAATGGGTTGATGCTCGTCCGACCCCAGATGCGACCAAGTGGACTCTTAAGGGCTTGGTTACCCTACACTATCCAGAGACAAGCTGTGCTGGGCTGTCATGGGCAGCAAGAAACCTGCTGGCCTCAATACCTGGCCACGCTGGCAATGCAAACGCACTTGGACGGATCGTGCCTATGCACGCGGCCGCCATGGGAAAGGGAGCATAAGCGCTTGAAAGGGGCTTGCTGTCATGGCCATTGATGATGCTTGATTGGACAATGGATGCCAGGGTTGACCTCATATTCGCAAGGGAGACAGAGGAGGGGTAAAACCTGGACATCAACTCCAAAGTCCCTCGTCTCCTTCATAGGCGAGTCTCATCTACGATTCCTCGTCAGGGAGAATCGAGATGAGCAATATTCGAGGGGTCAATTCCAGCAGGAGATCGGCGGTGAGCCTCTTCGCTCATCGCAGTGGCATTGAAATATTCGTCTGTTGATCTTATAAAATGCCATCACCCAACCTGTCTCTCGCTACGCAAAAGCCACATGCTCGGCAAACCGGACTACTTCCTCCAAGGTTCCCCGCACAGAGACGCAACAGGGGAGAGGTGAAGTGATGTGATGTGGTCGAGATACCGGCGATCTAATAGagctccatcttctcgagatggatgagacCGTTTGGTGGCTAGATCTGAATCAGCCTCGGAAAATCGCCAGTAGGACGGTATCAATCTCGTCTAGAGATCTGGCGTAGTAGGGGTTCAGATACTCACTGGTATGAACTGTCTCAGCTTTACGCCCGCCTCCCTAAACACACGGGCAGTCTCGTTGTCCATGCTATACCCATGGGCGTAGACGACCTCGCTGATGCCCACCTGGCATATCTTGATGCTGCACGTAAGGCAGGGACACGTGTCGCAGTACAAGACAGACCCCTCCCGGATCCTCTCCCGTCCCGCTTCGAGGAGGGCGTTCTCTTCGGCGTGGATGCACAAGCAGGTCGATAGTCCCACGCCCGAGCTGCTGCCCTCATTGCACCGGGGACAGCCTCCCTCAGCGCAGTTGAGTAGTCCCCTTGGAGTCCCATTATAGCCCGTGCTGATGACCCTGCGCTCCTTGCCCACAAGCACGCACCCGACCCTGCGCTTCATGCAGTTGGAGCGCTGAGCTGCCAGGGATGCCAACTCCATAAAGTAGGTATCCCAGCATGGTCGCAGGCGATCAGGGTTTGGGATATCCAGCTTGCCTAGGGTGGCATATAGGTGCGCGAGGGATGAAGATGTGTTGAGCAACCTCACGACGGCCCGGGAGATGAGCGGCGATAGTCCTGTCTTGGGATCGTACAAGTGGGCATCACTCTTCGCCACGAAGTCTTCCAGACTCATGTCCGGCCCCTCCGCGTTCCTCTGCTTGGCCCGCTGCTGGAAGCGGCGCCAGCGGACCGTCAACGGGGCGTCGACGGAgaggagcaggaagaagGGCCGGCGCACAAAGACGTCGAGAACCGTCTCGGTAGGGATGTCGGTGGTGACGAAGCGGCTCCGCCAGCGCCTGGTGACAaagtcgagaagctcctcagGCGTGGAGAAGGTGTGCTGGGGACCAGCTCTGAGGGTCAGCGTGGTCTCAGAGGAAGAGTTGGTGCCattcttggtggtgagcGCGGTCGAGGTCAGAGCGCCTTTGAATGCCTCGGGGACTGATGACTGGGACGGCGACTCCGGCCTGTGGTCCTCGGAGGGGGCCGAGGTGCCGTCCGGAAAGGAATTGGAAGATGCcgtcgatggtgatgatggttgcAGGTAGAGATGTTtgaagccatgatgctcGACCAGATACTGAGCCACCGTCTTTTTGCCGGAGCAGATGCCTGAGATGAGGTGAGTTTGAAACGGCCTTGCTATGGGTTAGAGTTTACGTACTACCGCAGACTCCAATGAGCATCTTGTAAGGTGCTCAACGTATGAGATTGAGATGAAAGAAACTTGGGATGAGCTTTGGTCGAGATATCTCGACTAGATTGAATTTTACCAAGTTGGTCTGCCCGACGCGACTGGCGTCTCTAAGCGCGTCGCTGTCATGGCACGTGTGGGGTGTGCCGTTTGCGGTCACTTCTAGAAGGCCGGCAGAACAAAAGGTCTGTCAGGAAGCGGCCAAAGGGTTTGCTTGAATGTCTCTCCATGCACTGGCCGCGACCTTGACGATCTCTATTTTGAGAAACCCATAGTGAGATCTGGATATTACTCTATCGACGGGGTTCATAGCGCACATTCCGGGAGGTGTGTGGGTTCATCTCGTTGCTCTAGGTGCAGCGACATCTCCCTTAAAGATGGCGTCGAGGGAGAAAGGGTCACATTCTTCTCCTGGGTCTGTGGAAATGGGTATAACGGGAGGGTAAGGGGTTGATTGAATTACTTTTATTGAAAGGAAAGTCATCCCTCTTGTTTCCCTGAGCGACCATAGATTGCGAATATTTGTTTACGGGTTTCTGTGTTTGGGACGTTGAATGCGACGCCGGTTCTGAGGGTTGAGAGCCAATCCTTTGCTGCATGTTAGACTGACCTGTGACGGCAGCTACCCTACACCCGGGCGTTAAACAGGGCTGACTTtttggcttcttggctgcctgATGGGTGGGCGATAAGGCCGGGTTGAGCGGCCGATAAGCTGTACCCCGCCGCGGGGCCGCCTGGTGCCCTGGCTGCTTATGCTTGATGGAAGCTACTCGTCATTGTCTTGTGACGACAGGACCTGAGTTGAGTGACCAACTGAGTTCACATCCGCATCAAGTGACAGCCTCGCCGTGTCAGCCGTCCACACTTGCGTGCCTAATCTAGCTCCTACATTATATACTCATActcatcctcttcctttcACTGTCAACCGCTGTCTGCGCAACATCCTTGGAACCCTTGAAACCTCCATACGTCTACCAACGCTCAGCAGCAGGCGACAAGCCCGTCAAAACCGTCAACATGGCTGCGAAGCCCCTGCAGTTCGCGACTTTTACGTCCGAGATAGAGCTGCCGTTCTACTCGGCGCTCTTCGGCTCAAAGCTCGACCAtgacaagctcgacgactcGGCGCGTAGCGTACTGGGACTCTACGAGCCGCGGCTGGAAGACCCCGAGTCTAGCTGTCGCATGCAGATCCTAGGAAATGCTCTCACGAGCGGCAGGTAGGCTCCTTATTTGATTTTGCGCATTCCTCTCTGACCATCGCAGAACTAATGCGCCCAGTCCGCCTCTTGGGACGATGAGGGCCGAGGGTATTATTAGGAACGTCAACACGCTCGAGGATTTTAAGAACATGGATAAGTCTGCCATGATTAAGACCGCTGGTCGACAGGTACTTGGATATAATCGAGCGGGCGCATGCGGGTTTTGCTGACAATTATAGGTCTGGGACGCGATCAAAGATGGTAGCATCTACTCTGTTCCGTCACTCCTCTCGTCATTTGTCATCCTCTCCTACGCCGACCTCAAAAAGTACAAGTTCACATACTGGTTCGCTTTCCCGGCCCTTCACTCCGATCCTTCCTGGAAACGATCCGGTCCGGCCGAGCACCTCAACGCCGAGGAGAGTACAGCTCTCGTGGATAGAGTTGGGACATGGAGGTACAGCGTGGATGCTCGTGAGCATGgtttcttcttggccaagaaAGTGCACGGAGCCCACCAACAGACTGAGGATACCGACGCCTCTCACAATCTTCCTTACAAGTGGGAAGTTGGCTCCCTTCGAGATTTCGAGGACGGTTTCTTCAACCAGGTTCCCGAGGAGGACCAGTATGTCGCCTTTGTCGACCCTTCAACATACCCCGAGGGACCTGGGTGGCCCCTGCGGAATTACCTGATTCTCATTCGGCAGAGGTTTCGTTTGACAAAGGTCAAGATCCTCTGCTACCGAGATACCTGGGCTAGGAGGCACGAGGCGCGAAGTGTGATCCTTCCGATTGAGATGGACCCTGTCGAGAACCTGGAGATCACCGAAATGCCCAAGGTTACAGGCTGGGAGAGGTCACGAAACGGCAAACTCCAGGCTCAGCAGGTCAGCTTGAGCGAATACATGGATCCCGCCCGGTTGGCCGATAGCTCAGTTGATCTGAACTTGAAGCTGATGAAATGGAGGATTGCGCCAAATCTGGACCTGGAAAAGATCAAGAATACAAagtgcctcctcctcggcgctggcactctggggagcta is a window from the Fusarium keratoplasticum isolate Fu6.1 chromosome 5, whole genome shotgun sequence genome containing:
- a CDS encoding Ubiquitin-like modifier-activating enzyme ATG7; this encodes MAAKPLQFATFTSEIELPFYSALFGSKLDHDKLDDSARSVLGLYEPRLEDPESSCRMQILGNALTSGRTNAPSPPLGTMRAEGIIRNVNTLEDFKNMDKSAMIKTAGRQVWDAIKDGSIYSVPSLLSSFVILSYADLKKYKFTYWFAFPALHSDPSWKRSGPAEHLNAEESTALVDRVGTWRYSVDAREHGFFLAKKVHGAHQQTEDTDASHNLPYKWEVGSLRDFEDGFFNQVPEEDQYVAFVDPSTYPEGPGWPLRNYLILIRQRFRLTKVKILCYRDTWARRHEARSVILPIEMDPVENLEITEMPKVTGWERSRNGKLQAQQVSLSEYMDPARLADSSVDLNLKLMKWRIAPNLDLEKIKNTKCLLLGAGTLGSYVSRNLMGWGVRKITFVDYGRVSFSNPVRQPLFEFTDCLEGGKPKAPRAAEVLKQIYPGVDSEGHALSVPMLGHPFTDEAKTRGDYEKLAKLIDEHDAIFLLMDSRESRWLPTVMGKAAGKIVMNAALGFDSYVVMRHGSETNVEGQAPLGCYFCNDVVAPADSQKDQTLDQQCTVTRPGVAAIASALLVELLTSLLQHPLGKDAPAPQPTPGVVPERDPPDHALGLVPHQVRGYVSTFQNIVIRGQSYDCCSACSPKILDAFRKDGWGFVKKALQEKDYVAELSGLAEVQRRAEEMAAQVDWEEDDDLVEEEGEGELL